The proteins below come from a single Limnobaculum xujianqingii genomic window:
- a CDS encoding TRAP transporter substrate-binding protein — protein sequence MTLKKGLLPLIIGSVMMVAAPAYAAVTMKLSHNHNRNHPVQKAMEQMASRVKELSNGNLVIRIYPDAQLGDQRESLELVQNGALAMAKSNAAELEAFAKNYGAFNMPYLFTDREHYYRAMLSESGKSILQSSRPNGFIGLTYYDAGSRSFYAKKAINSPDDLKGLKVRVQPSPSAVEMIKLLGGNPTPLAYGELYTALQQGVVDAAENNLTALTLNRHGEVTKFYSVDEHTSIPDVLVISAKVWDELSDKDQKALQQAADESMMFMKDLWAKSDAEEKVKAEKMGVQFIYPEKASFQQAVQPMYDSLQKSNPEVYQLVDSMKKL from the coding sequence ATGACACTAAAGAAGGGCCTGTTGCCTCTAATTATTGGTTCCGTCATGATGGTGGCAGCACCTGCCTACGCTGCAGTTACTATGAAACTCAGCCATAACCACAACCGAAATCATCCGGTACAAAAAGCCATGGAACAAATGGCCAGCCGGGTGAAAGAACTGTCCAATGGCAATCTGGTTATCCGCATTTATCCGGATGCACAATTGGGCGACCAAAGAGAATCACTGGAGTTGGTACAAAATGGCGCGCTGGCCATGGCAAAATCGAATGCTGCCGAGCTGGAAGCTTTTGCCAAAAACTATGGTGCCTTTAACATGCCTTATCTGTTCACCGATCGTGAACACTACTATCGCGCTATGTTAAGTGAATCAGGCAAATCCATTCTGCAATCCTCACGACCAAATGGCTTTATCGGTTTGACCTACTATGATGCTGGATCTCGCAGCTTCTACGCTAAAAAAGCCATCAATTCACCGGACGATCTGAAAGGGTTAAAAGTCCGGGTTCAGCCAAGCCCAAGTGCGGTTGAAATGATTAAACTGTTAGGGGGTAATCCTACTCCTCTGGCATACGGTGAGTTATATACCGCATTGCAACAAGGTGTAGTTGACGCCGCAGAAAACAATCTGACGGCACTGACGTTAAATCGCCATGGTGAAGTAACTAAGTTCTACAGCGTTGATGAACATACCTCGATTCCTGACGTGCTGGTGATTTCAGCCAAAGTCTGGGATGAGTTGTCAGATAAAGACCAAAAAGCCTTACAGCAAGCGGCTGATGAATCCATGATGTTTATGAAAGATTTATGGGCTAAATCTGATGCGGAAGAGAAAGTAAAAGCCGAGAAGATGGGCGTTCAGTTTATCTATCCGGAAAAGGCCAGCTTCCAGCAGGCAGTTCAACCAATGTATGACAGCTTACAGAAAAGTAATCCTGAAGTTTATCAACTGGTTGATTCTATGAAAAAACTTTAA